The following are from one region of the Leptospira perdikensis genome:
- a CDS encoding tetratricopeptide repeat protein, whose amino-acid sequence MSRFQKNTLLTFSLLAFVAYAPLYYSIRNAIKKETLPVTYESSESVAFISLGEFEIEGKESDPKTLLLLSDLIDFEFNQLTGAVYLGKQTSLSSAKKNRSQFIFYGSFEWRENGIFFIPKLNSIEQKATFMGKSIFVPYEERGKLVSSVYQSLSHLLDETIRLHRLLKRSPEWKIPSQDEFLSESEFVRLSDYNPYLPLDERLSILKSLEFPSEYLQFLKFQSILEKRSEESLKEVWRTAGGNPNLSSYIKFSIAKYIAEYYFAKKEFGKVVEFANAARKEREVSKSVFHSDYADCISLLGKVLVLDGKKEEAVYYLTSARKLYETLGLLQDPSAIENSYFYGLLLYDLSQTELASYELSSIHGQLKDPLEQIYLEYNLAKVYYDLGRYDAALSLLQDQRKSILAEGFPNHDIALYSYNLYAASLYKSGKWSIAKSVWESLVSAKSIYGIEEKPYHRYALFNLAVLSKLKNNPEQTEILYKQYVRLSPYGQIVDLPSKDRFEIGKPIYPYTWDAQIQNSFVEMEEKTIRSYTGRYLFNGQDEEIRARTYENRLEDTNLFLDDLLNTKAFLSKPMSILRKTLFGDLKRFEKGNQIVFFDIGPALNHPEYPGVTSLAVAKHFSGMEVVLWELPGEVDLFLKKVKPELKDRLYSFPNIRILSADGVGEFQTLYSDPNNWILRNRPVPNLKGKTIIIRAANSIDIYEPYTKILPHFQNIGKELKPNPVLYFFNRSILLKPAGTEKFILIGNQSIRGFHHNFQSLDRNGEPPYSILPFTVSEEI is encoded by the coding sequence TTGTCTCGCTTTCAAAAAAATACCCTCCTTACCTTTTCCCTTTTGGCGTTTGTCGCCTATGCTCCGTTATATTATTCAATTCGGAATGCGATCAAAAAAGAAACCTTACCGGTGACTTATGAATCATCTGAATCAGTTGCCTTTATTAGTTTAGGTGAATTTGAAATCGAAGGAAAAGAATCAGATCCGAAAACACTTCTTTTGCTTTCCGATCTGATTGATTTTGAATTCAATCAATTAACGGGTGCTGTGTATTTAGGAAAACAGACTTCCCTCTCGTCAGCCAAAAAGAACCGCTCACAATTTATTTTTTATGGAAGTTTCGAGTGGAGAGAGAATGGGATTTTTTTCATTCCTAAACTCAATTCCATCGAACAAAAGGCGACCTTCATGGGTAAGTCCATCTTTGTTCCCTACGAAGAAAGAGGAAAGTTAGTATCTTCCGTTTACCAATCTCTTTCTCATCTTTTGGATGAAACCATTCGTTTGCATCGTTTGCTAAAAAGATCTCCGGAATGGAAAATTCCCTCACAGGATGAGTTTCTTTCTGAATCAGAATTTGTTCGTTTGAGTGATTACAATCCTTACTTACCTCTTGACGAAAGGCTATCCATTCTTAAGTCTCTCGAATTCCCTTCTGAGTATTTGCAGTTTTTAAAGTTCCAATCCATTTTAGAAAAACGTTCGGAAGAATCTTTAAAAGAAGTTTGGCGAACAGCAGGTGGAAATCCGAATCTTTCGTCATACATAAAGTTCTCTATCGCCAAATACATTGCGGAGTATTATTTTGCAAAAAAAGAATTTGGTAAGGTTGTCGAGTTTGCTAATGCAGCGAGAAAAGAGAGAGAAGTTTCTAAGTCTGTATTCCATAGCGATTATGCTGATTGTATTTCTTTACTTGGGAAGGTTTTGGTTTTAGACGGCAAAAAAGAAGAAGCAGTTTATTATCTAACATCGGCTCGAAAACTTTATGAAACTTTGGGCCTTCTCCAAGACCCGTCTGCCATTGAAAATTCTTATTTTTATGGACTTCTTTTGTATGATTTATCTCAAACGGAACTAGCTTCTTATGAATTGTCTTCGATTCATGGCCAACTAAAAGATCCATTAGAACAAATTTATTTGGAATATAACTTAGCCAAGGTGTATTATGATTTAGGTCGTTACGATGCTGCTTTATCTTTGTTGCAGGACCAACGAAAATCGATTTTGGCTGAAGGTTTTCCCAATCATGATATCGCTTTGTATTCTTATAATTTATATGCAGCATCCTTATACAAATCAGGAAAATGGAGCATTGCAAAATCTGTTTGGGAATCACTCGTCAGTGCTAAATCAATTTATGGTATCGAAGAAAAACCATATCATCGTTATGCTTTATTCAATTTAGCTGTCCTTTCTAAACTAAAAAACAACCCAGAACAAACGGAAATCCTCTACAAACAATATGTAAGGTTGTCACCTTATGGTCAGATAGTTGACTTACCTTCAAAGGATCGTTTTGAAATCGGGAAACCTATTTATCCATATACCTGGGATGCCCAAATCCAAAATTCCTTTGTAGAAATGGAAGAAAAAACCATACGTTCTTATACGGGTCGTTATTTGTTTAATGGCCAAGATGAAGAGATTCGCGCCAGGACCTATGAAAATAGGCTCGAAGATACCAATCTCTTTTTGGATGATTTATTAAATACAAAAGCCTTTCTTTCTAAACCTATGTCAATCCTTCGGAAAACTTTGTTTGGTGACTTAAAGAGATTTGAAAAAGGAAATCAAATTGTCTTTTTTGATATTGGGCCTGCACTCAATCACCCAGAATATCCAGGTGTTACTTCTCTTGCCGTTGCCAAACACTTTTCAGGAATGGAAGTCGTATTATGGGAGTTACCTGGTGAGGTGGACTTATTTCTAAAAAAAGTAAAACCGGAACTAAAGGACCGTTTATACTCTTTCCCTAACATCCGAATTCTTTCTGCCGATGGAGTAGGTGAGTTTCAAACTTTATATTCCGATCCCAACAATTGGATTTTAAGGAATAGACCCGTTCCGAATTTAAAAGGAAAAACCATCATCATTCGTGCCGCTAACTCCATTGATATTTATGAACCTTATACAAAAATCCTTCCACATTTTCAAAATATTGGGAAAGAGTTAAAACCAAATCCGGTTCTGTATTTTTTCAACAGGAGTATCCTCTTAAAACCGGCAGGAACCGAAAAATTCATTTTGATTGGAAATCAATCCATCAGAGGTTTTCATCATAACTTTCAAAGTTTGGATCGGAATGGAGAACCTCCTTATTCCATCCTTCCCTTTACTGTCAGTGAGGAAATATAA
- a CDS encoding HD family phosphohydrolase, giving the protein MTKSSDSKFIITDDPFFEGKIADYSKKIKAKILTLSQLDQIESDSNGHIAKVLFYVSRHELEAKDKEIHQFLKNHPTIMSNFIVRAPIDYTGYIALSIEEDLFFTNVPDDAPLIFLVKALANAFMSLQMVVDKFELQKRINVSTNEISKLTKIGISLANEKDFTKLLRDILNSAREISNSDSGSLYLVEKDERGNPRNLRFKISALDLSSDEFILPINKKSIAGYVAFTGKQLNIPNVYELSGGEEYKFNSDFDKMSNYYSKSMLVVPMKDHHDEVVGVIQLINRKKNFQTKLTLEEMKTNSILEYDKYSEELVMAVAGQAAVAIQNNNLVHDIETLFEGFVTASVSAIESRDPTTSGHSFRVAQYTVGLAESVSAIQTGRFKDIYFNESQVKEIRYASLLHDFGKVGVREKVLVKAKKLEDYELDLIRWRFQFILKDVEAKLSQKKIEYLKKHGNNGYLEFEKSIHLEYTLEKEKLEEMVRVISESNEPSILEEGNSNFLEEISKMSYHTTDGSQLNLLMPKEFSFLSIRRGSLDFDERREIESHVEHTFQFLSKIPWTRELKMVPAIAHGHHEKLNGSGYPRGLSAVEIPVQAKMMAIADIFDALTDQDRPYKKAVPLDRAFDILKMEVRDQHIDGDLLDIFIGSKAYERILHKR; this is encoded by the coding sequence GTGACCAAATCTTCGGATTCGAAATTCATCATTACGGATGATCCTTTTTTTGAAGGCAAAATAGCCGATTATTCCAAAAAAATCAAAGCCAAGATTTTGACCCTTTCCCAGTTGGATCAGATTGAATCCGACTCTAATGGCCATATCGCCAAAGTATTGTTCTATGTCTCTAGGCATGAATTGGAAGCCAAAGACAAAGAGATCCATCAATTCCTAAAGAACCATCCCACCATTATGTCGAACTTCATTGTTCGTGCCCCCATTGATTATACTGGTTATATTGCCCTTTCTATTGAAGAAGATCTATTTTTTACCAATGTTCCGGATGATGCTCCTCTTATCTTTTTAGTAAAGGCACTTGCCAATGCCTTTATGAGTCTCCAGATGGTAGTGGACAAATTCGAACTACAAAAACGGATCAATGTTTCTACGAACGAAATTTCCAAACTGACAAAAATTGGGATCAGCCTCGCAAACGAAAAAGATTTCACGAAACTGCTTCGTGATATTTTGAATTCTGCCCGTGAAATTTCTAATTCAGATTCGGGATCTTTGTATTTAGTAGAAAAAGATGAAAGAGGAAATCCTAGAAATTTAAGATTCAAAATTTCTGCTCTCGATTTGAGTTCAGACGAATTTATATTACCAATTAACAAAAAAAGTATCGCAGGTTACGTTGCTTTTACGGGGAAACAGTTAAATATTCCCAATGTGTACGAACTGTCCGGCGGTGAAGAATATAAATTTAACAGTGATTTTGATAAAATGAGTAATTATTATTCAAAATCAATGTTAGTTGTTCCTATGAAGGATCACCATGATGAAGTAGTCGGTGTTATCCAGCTCATCAATCGAAAGAAAAATTTTCAAACAAAACTAACTTTAGAGGAAATGAAAACCAACTCTATTTTGGAATATGATAAATATTCAGAAGAGTTGGTTATGGCAGTGGCTGGACAGGCGGCAGTTGCCATCCAAAACAATAATTTGGTTCATGATATAGAAACTTTGTTCGAAGGTTTTGTTACAGCCAGTGTTTCCGCCATTGAATCGAGAGATCCAACAACGTCAGGTCATTCCTTTCGTGTGGCACAGTATACTGTTGGTCTTGCGGAATCTGTAAGTGCGATACAAACCGGCCGATTTAAGGATATTTATTTTAACGAATCCCAAGTAAAAGAAATTCGTTATGCTTCTCTCCTTCATGACTTTGGTAAGGTCGGGGTTCGAGAAAAGGTTCTTGTTAAAGCCAAAAAACTAGAAGATTATGAATTAGATTTAATCCGTTGGCGTTTCCAATTTATTTTGAAGGATGTGGAAGCAAAACTTTCACAAAAGAAAATTGAATATCTAAAAAAACATGGTAACAACGGTTATCTGGAATTTGAAAAATCAATTCACCTCGAATATACTTTAGAAAAAGAAAAATTAGAAGAAATGGTGCGAGTGATTTCTGAATCCAATGAACCTTCTATTTTGGAAGAAGGTAATTCTAACTTTTTGGAAGAGATTTCTAAAATGAGTTATCATACAACTGACGGTAGCCAGTTGAATCTACTTATGCCAAAAGAATTTAGTTTTTTATCCATTCGTCGTGGTTCTTTGGACTTTGATGAAAGAAGGGAAATTGAATCTCATGTGGAACATACGTTTCAATTTTTATCCAAAATTCCATGGACTCGGGAATTAAAAATGGTTCCTGCCATCGCTCACGGCCATCACGAAAAATTAAATGGATCAGGTTATCCGAGAGGACTTTCTGCTGTGGAGATTCCCGTCCAGGCAAAGATGATGGCAATTGCAGATATCTTTGATGCACTGACAGACCAAGACAGGCCATACAAAAAAGCAGTGCCACTCGACCGTGCTTTTGACATTCTTAAAATGGAAGTGAGAGACCAACACATTGATGGGGATCTTTTGGATATCTTTATCGGAAGTAAAGCTTACGAAAGAATTCTACACAAAAGATAA
- the murD gene encoding UDP-N-acetylmuramoyl-L-alanine--D-glutamate ligase, which produces MFSQSIPSTSDLDKLQKFLILGGGSSGDSSAKLLTAKGKICILADKFPEKANSQFYTEVLSDNHPQKALEGIDCIIKSPGILPDHPILDAAKRKEIPTLSEITLARVFYKGPIIGITGTDGKSTTTALTYHILKSKFPNSKMGGNIGVPFTSFCLETLDLVVLELSSYQLDDSPNLEITASAILNLASDHLERHKTMESYAEAKWKIQNLKNPKHKSFVNPNFFQFLIVEPDNHTNLQLIGENQNYSVSLEPNQIHTPNHVYDTSKFPLKGKHNLMNLCFAIALAETMDMDWKEIQNQFESFQGLPHRFNRMDSSGFQKKYKDIQFINDSKSTNLHSMLSGISGFKKEDRLFLILGGIPKTEPVDPFIKRWKQLEVPIWVYGKAVDVWKSEFEKTGLNASYFPDLPSLVKDLKTKIDSSMETANNKEKSSLSVIFSPAGASFDLYKNFEERGNHFETLVKENFT; this is translated from the coding sequence ATGTTTTCTCAATCAATTCCATCGACTTCCGACCTAGACAAATTGCAAAAATTCCTCATTTTAGGTGGCGGATCCTCAGGGGACTCCTCGGCCAAACTATTAACCGCAAAAGGAAAAATATGCATACTGGCAGACAAGTTTCCAGAGAAAGCGAACTCCCAATTCTATACGGAAGTTTTGTCAGACAATCACCCACAGAAAGCATTAGAAGGAATCGACTGCATTATCAAAAGTCCAGGTATCCTTCCTGATCATCCCATCTTGGATGCTGCCAAACGAAAAGAGATACCAACCTTAAGTGAAATCACTTTGGCACGAGTTTTTTACAAAGGCCCAATTATTGGGATTACAGGAACAGATGGTAAATCAACCACCACAGCTCTCACTTATCACATTCTAAAATCCAAATTTCCGAATTCAAAAATGGGCGGAAACATTGGTGTCCCCTTTACTTCCTTTTGTTTGGAAACTTTGGACTTAGTAGTTTTAGAACTTTCCAGTTACCAACTAGACGATTCACCTAACTTAGAAATAACGGCATCGGCAATTTTGAATTTGGCTTCAGACCATTTAGAAAGACATAAAACTATGGAGTCTTACGCTGAAGCAAAGTGGAAAATCCAAAACTTAAAAAATCCAAAACACAAATCCTTCGTAAACCCAAACTTTTTTCAATTTCTAATAGTAGAGCCCGACAATCATACAAACTTACAACTCATTGGTGAAAATCAAAACTACTCTGTTAGTTTAGAACCAAATCAGATCCATACACCAAATCATGTCTACGATACTTCAAAGTTTCCCCTGAAAGGAAAACACAATCTAATGAATTTATGTTTTGCCATTGCCCTTGCGGAAACAATGGATATGGATTGGAAAGAAATACAAAACCAATTCGAATCCTTTCAAGGGCTCCCTCATAGATTCAATCGAATGGATAGTTCTGGATTCCAAAAAAAATACAAAGACATTCAGTTTATCAATGATTCCAAATCCACGAACCTACACTCAATGCTTTCTGGAATTTCTGGATTCAAAAAAGAGGATAGACTTTTTTTAATCCTCGGCGGAATCCCAAAAACAGAACCCGTTGATCCGTTTATCAAAAGATGGAAACAATTGGAAGTTCCGATTTGGGTTTATGGAAAGGCGGTGGATGTATGGAAATCGGAATTTGAAAAAACAGGACTTAATGCCAGTTACTTTCCTGATTTACCCTCTTTGGTCAAAGATCTAAAAACAAAAATAGATTCGTCAATGGAAACCGCTAACAACAAAGAAAAATCATCTCTTTCTGTGATCTTTTCCCCAGCTGGTGCCAGTTTTGATTTGTATAAGAACTTTGAAGAACGAGGAAATCATTTCGAAACCCTAGTGAAGGAAAATTTCACATAA